In the genome of Marispirochaeta sp., one region contains:
- the rhuM gene encoding RhuM family protein, with protein sequence MSENKGEIVIYTDAAGSVQTEVRLEAETLWLTQNQLSELFATDRTSIVKHIKNILETEELEEAATCAKFAQVQQEGNRQVRREILYYNLDMILSVGYRVNSKQGTRFRIWANRVLKEHLVQGYTINQQRLQEQQENIQRLRQSIQMVERSLSKQIHSIDDARNVFRILSEFSKGLDILDDYDHEKLEMKGKTDRAAIKIEPEEFLGLVREMRRDFDSDVFGRPKDSSFESSVRQIYQSYDRKELYPALEDKAAMLLYLVVKNHSFVDGNKRIAAALFLYFLDKNGLLFRADGTRRISDEGLAALSLLIAVSKPEEKDTMVKIVITVLNRSHL encoded by the coding sequence ATGAGCGAAAATAAGGGCGAGATTGTCATCTATACAGACGCAGCCGGTAGCGTTCAAACTGAGGTACGACTTGAAGCAGAGACTTTGTGGTTAACCCAAAACCAATTAAGTGAGTTGTTCGCCACCGACCGAACATCGATCGTAAAACATATCAAAAACATACTTGAAACAGAGGAACTGGAAGAGGCGGCAACTTGTGCAAAATTTGCACAAGTTCAGCAAGAGGGTAACAGACAAGTCCGTCGCGAAATATTGTATTATAACCTGGATATGATTCTTTCCGTCGGCTACCGGGTCAACTCGAAACAGGGTACCCGGTTCCGCATCTGGGCTAACCGTGTTCTCAAGGAACACTTGGTGCAGGGCTATACCATTAACCAGCAACGACTCCAGGAGCAGCAGGAAAATATCCAGCGGCTGCGACAATCCATCCAGATGGTTGAACGCAGTTTATCCAAACAGATCCACTCCATTGATGACGCCCGCAATGTTTTTCGGATTTTGTCGGAATTTTCAAAAGGTTTGGATATTCTGGATGATTACGACCACGAAAAACTGGAAATGAAAGGTAAAACGGACAGGGCCGCAATCAAGATCGAACCGGAGGAATTCCTTGGACTTGTCCGGGAGATGCGCCGGGATTTTGATTCCGACGTATTCGGAAGGCCGAAGGATTCAAGTTTTGAGAGCTCCGTTCGGCAGATCTATCAGTCATACGATAGGAAGGAACTGTATCCTGCTCTGGAGGACAAGGCCGCCATGCTGTTGTATCTTGTGGTTAAGAACCACTCCTTTGTTGACGGAAACAAGCGTATAGCGGCAGCTCTGTTTCTCTACTTTCTGGACAAAAACGGACTTCTATTCAGGGCGGATGGGACACGCCGCATAAGCGATGAAGGGCTGGCAGCTCTGAGCTTGCTCATTGCCGTATCAAAGCCTGAGGAAAAAGATACCATGGTAAAAATCGTTATTACTGTTCTGAATCGGAGTCATCTATGA
- a CDS encoding class I SAM-dependent DNA methyltransferase gives MAIQSHSQIVNFIWSICNLLRGPYKRNEYRKVILPLTVLRRFDCILDPAKDTVLNEIQSLKGKSENIINAKLREIAGVPFYNLSKLNFKKLLDDPNHIAPNLNSYINSFSANIRQIFERFDFGIQVNKLNEKNLLFNVIKKFASDQMDLSPSNIDNLQMGYVFEELIRIGAEQANEEAGEHFTPREVIKLMVNLLLSPEEELRKSHVVKTIYDPACGTGGMLSVAEQYIRDLNSDAQPHLYGQDWNDEAYAICRADMLIKGEDADNIKPDCTFEKDGFKKHRFDYMLANPPFGVEWKTQQKTIENERISLGYEGRFGAGTPRINDGSLLFLQHMISKMRTPEEGGSRIGIVFNGSPLFTGDAGSGESNIRQWIIENDWLEAVVALPDQLFYNTGISTYIWIISNRKEQRRKGKIQLIDARNYFVKMRKSLGNKRHQIGDGRDNLPNQIAAISEIYGNFRHNEKRTFIIDGQTKELEVSKIFDNIDFGFNKITVERPLRLNFQASEERINRLDDLKGFINIAASKKKNEIVRQQEIEAGQNRQQAIKTLVFDLGKATSEQLFKNRAAFLTELKKIEHASGLHLSGPELKVILEALSEKDETAEVCRDTRGRPEPDSDLRDTENVPLKENVEDYFKREVLPHVPDAWIDYKKTKVGYEIPLNRHFYRYEPPRELEEIETDIKELEREIVSMLGEITGSIGVLK, from the coding sequence ATGGCAATACAGTCACACAGCCAAATAGTAAATTTCATCTGGAGTATCTGCAATCTGCTCCGTGGACCGTATAAACGGAACGAATACCGAAAGGTGATTCTTCCATTAACCGTGTTGCGGCGCTTTGACTGTATTCTTGACCCTGCGAAGGATACAGTCCTTAACGAAATTCAATCACTGAAAGGAAAATCGGAAAACATCATAAATGCCAAACTCAGAGAGATTGCCGGAGTTCCTTTTTACAACCTGTCGAAACTCAATTTCAAAAAACTTCTGGACGATCCGAATCATATAGCTCCCAACCTGAACAGTTACATCAATTCTTTTTCTGCAAATATTCGCCAGATCTTCGAACGTTTCGATTTTGGTATTCAGGTCAATAAATTGAATGAGAAAAACCTGCTTTTTAATGTGATAAAGAAATTTGCATCCGACCAAATGGATCTTTCTCCTTCAAACATTGATAACTTGCAGATGGGCTACGTCTTCGAGGAGCTCATAAGAATCGGCGCTGAGCAGGCCAATGAAGAAGCAGGAGAACACTTTACACCCCGGGAAGTGATCAAGCTGATGGTGAATCTGCTTCTTTCGCCGGAAGAGGAGTTACGCAAAAGCCATGTGGTAAAAACCATTTATGACCCCGCCTGCGGAACGGGTGGAATGCTGTCGGTAGCCGAGCAGTATATCCGGGACCTGAACAGCGATGCTCAGCCTCATCTGTACGGTCAGGACTGGAACGACGAAGCCTATGCCATCTGCCGTGCGGATATGCTGATCAAGGGGGAAGATGCGGACAATATCAAACCGGATTGTACTTTCGAGAAAGACGGGTTTAAAAAACACAGATTCGATTACATGCTGGCAAATCCCCCCTTTGGGGTAGAGTGGAAAACTCAGCAAAAAACAATTGAAAACGAAAGAATTAGCCTTGGTTACGAAGGACGCTTTGGTGCCGGTACACCGCGTATCAACGACGGTTCCCTCCTGTTTCTTCAGCATATGATCTCAAAGATGCGGACTCCTGAAGAAGGGGGAAGCCGAATCGGAATCGTTTTTAACGGTTCTCCCCTGTTTACGGGGGACGCGGGAAGCGGTGAGTCCAATATCCGGCAGTGGATTATTGAGAACGACTGGCTGGAAGCCGTTGTGGCCCTGCCTGACCAGCTCTTCTACAATACCGGGATTTCCACCTATATCTGGATAATCAGCAACCGTAAGGAACAGCGGCGCAAAGGTAAAATTCAGCTTATCGATGCCAGAAATTACTTCGTAAAAATGCGGAAAAGCCTGGGAAACAAGAGACACCAGATTGGCGATGGCAGGGACAACCTGCCAAATCAGATTGCTGCCATCAGTGAGATTTACGGAAATTTCCGTCATAACGAGAAGCGGACATTTATCATTGACGGTCAGACAAAAGAGCTTGAGGTATCAAAAATCTTCGACAACATCGATTTCGGGTTCAACAAAATCACCGTCGAGCGGCCCCTTAGGCTCAATTTTCAAGCCAGTGAAGAACGAATCAACCGGCTGGATGATCTCAAAGGATTTATTAACATTGCAGCGAGTAAGAAAAAGAATGAAATCGTTCGCCAGCAGGAGATTGAAGCCGGGCAGAATCGGCAGCAGGCCATCAAAACCCTGGTCTTCGACCTGGGAAAGGCCACCTCGGAACAATTATTCAAAAACAGGGCTGCTTTTCTCACGGAACTGAAAAAAATTGAGCACGCCTCCGGGCTGCACTTATCCGGGCCGGAGCTGAAGGTGATTCTGGAAGCCCTGAGCGAAAAGGATGAAACCGCGGAAGTATGCCGGGACACCAGGGGCAGGCCTGAGCCTGACTCTGATTTGAGGGATACTGAGAATGTACCCCTTAAAGAAAACGTGGAGGATTACTTCAAACGGGAAGTGCTGCCCCATGTTCCCGATGCCTGGATCGACTACAAAAAGACCAAGGTCGGCTACGAAATACCGCTGAACCGGCATTTTTACCGCTATGAACCTCCCCGGGAACTGGAAGAGATTGAGACTGACATCAAGGAACTGGAACGGGAAATCGTCTCCATGCTGGGGGAGATTACCGGGAGTATCGGGGTACTGAAATGA
- a CDS encoding restriction endonuclease subunit S — MSRKQYPTYKPSGVQWLGDVPEHWEVKRTCFMLSLNPSKKEIDYLSPETELAFLPMEAVGEDGTLRIDTKRPVYEVSSGYTYFSEGDVTFAKITPCFENGKGAIMRDLGTEYGFGTTELTVLRPGPKLHNEYLYFLTISRDFRKNGEAWMYGAGGQKRVPDDFVKEFQIGFPPLPEQQAIASFLDRETGRIDALIDKKKRLIALLKEKRSAMISRAVIKGLDHSVKMKPSGVPWLGDAPEGWEVLPIKRIVSTPVTDGPHETPEILDEGIPFVSAEAVRNNKIDFNKKRGFISEDDHRRFSLKYHPKRNDIYMIKSGATTGNLAIVETDEEFNIWSPLAVIRCHYEKSDPRFVLSAMNSREFQTSVQLFWSYGTQQNIGMNVVQNLVLPIPPLPEQQAIAAFLDRETEKIDSLVAKVETAIERLKEYRTSLISSAVTGKIDVRERI, encoded by the coding sequence ATGAGTAGGAAACAGTATCCCACATATAAACCTTCCGGAGTTCAATGGCTGGGAGATGTGCCGGAGCATTGGGAGGTGAAACGTACATGTTTTATGCTTTCTTTGAATCCCAGCAAGAAAGAAATAGACTATCTATCACCAGAAACCGAGCTTGCTTTTTTACCAATGGAAGCTGTTGGTGAAGATGGAACACTCCGAATAGATACAAAAAGACCTGTTTATGAAGTAAGCAGTGGTTATACCTATTTTTCTGAAGGCGATGTCACATTTGCGAAAATTACTCCGTGTTTTGAAAATGGAAAAGGCGCTATCATGCGTGATTTGGGCACTGAATATGGGTTTGGAACAACAGAGCTAACGGTACTTCGGCCAGGTCCAAAATTACATAATGAATATCTTTATTTTTTAACTATTTCAAGAGATTTCAGGAAAAATGGTGAGGCCTGGATGTATGGTGCAGGTGGTCAGAAACGTGTACCGGATGATTTTGTCAAAGAATTCCAAATAGGCTTCCCCCCTCTCCCCGAACAGCAGGCCATTGCCTCCTTTCTTGACCGGGAAACCGGCCGCATCGACGCCCTGATCGATAAAAAGAAGCGGCTCATCGCCTTGCTCAAGGAGAAACGCAGCGCCATGATTTCCCGCGCCGTAATCAAGGGGCTGGATCATTCGGTGAAGATGAAACCCTCGGGTGTTCCCTGGCTCGGCGATGCGCCGGAAGGTTGGGAGGTTTTACCAATAAAGCGAATTGTTTCGACACCTGTGACCGATGGGCCTCATGAAACTCCAGAGATACTTGATGAAGGCATACCTTTTGTATCAGCTGAAGCTGTGAGAAACAATAAAATAGACTTCAACAAGAAACGTGGCTTTATATCTGAAGATGATCATCGAAGATTTAGTTTGAAATATCATCCAAAACGAAATGATATCTACATGATTAAATCAGGTGCAACAACAGGTAATCTTGCAATCGTTGAAACTGATGAAGAGTTCAATATCTGGTCACCATTAGCAGTAATTCGTTGTCATTATGAGAAATCTGATCCGAGATTTGTTTTGTCAGCCATGAATTCAAGAGAGTTCCAGACTTCCGTGCAACTATTTTGGAGTTATGGAACCCAACAAAACATTGGAATGAATGTTGTTCAAAATCTTGTTTTACCAATTCCCCCTCTCCCCGAACAACAGGCTATTGCGGCTTTTCTTGACCGGGAAACGGAAAAGATCGATTCCCTGGTCGCCAAGGTGGAGACCGCCATCGAAAGGCTGAAAGAATACCGGACATCGCTGATTTCTTCGGCAGTGACCGGGAAGATAGATGTGCGGGAAAGAATATGA
- a CDS encoding GNAT family N-acetyltransferase, protein MKADYEIIDLTEEHLPDFCGCLTPDDAAMKEAGSIKAEWCRKKTASVFGAKLARLPGGKLAGMIQYVRADESPAEGNDFFFVHCIWIPPAKRNSAGSQRKKGMGKALLKAAEEEVKGKGAAGLAVWGTPLPFFMKSSWFRRQGYRAVDRSGMQQLLWKPFIPDAEPPAWCKAVPPDPAGFFPEKVTVTRFINGICPAMNAIHMRFQRAADELGNKVELKTIDTSDPQILQQWGQTDAVYINEKEFPMGPPPSYKKILKTLKKAVKRL, encoded by the coding sequence ATGAAAGCTGACTATGAAATAATCGACCTGACCGAGGAACATCTCCCGGATTTCTGCGGCTGCCTCACCCCTGACGACGCAGCAATGAAAGAAGCCGGCAGCATCAAAGCGGAGTGGTGCCGCAAAAAAACCGCCAGCGTATTCGGTGCAAAGCTCGCCCGACTTCCAGGCGGTAAGCTTGCGGGCATGATCCAGTATGTCCGGGCGGACGAATCGCCGGCTGAAGGAAACGACTTCTTTTTCGTGCACTGCATCTGGATTCCTCCTGCAAAGCGCAACAGCGCCGGGTCACAGCGGAAAAAGGGAATGGGGAAAGCCCTGCTCAAAGCGGCTGAAGAAGAGGTGAAGGGAAAAGGAGCAGCAGGGCTCGCCGTCTGGGGAACACCGCTGCCCTTCTTCATGAAAAGCTCGTGGTTCAGAAGGCAGGGCTACCGGGCCGTGGATAGATCCGGAATGCAGCAGCTCCTGTGGAAACCGTTCATCCCGGATGCCGAGCCGCCCGCGTGGTGCAAAGCGGTTCCGCCGGACCCGGCCGGCTTTTTCCCGGAAAAAGTGACCGTCACCCGCTTCATCAACGGCATCTGCCCTGCGATGAATGCGATCCACATGCGCTTTCAGCGTGCCGCTGATGAGCTGGGCAACAAAGTAGAACTGAAAACCATCGACACATCGGACCCGCAGATCCTGCAGCAGTGGGGACAGACCGACGCGGTCTACATAAATGAAAAGGAATTCCCGATGGGGCCTCCCCCATCGTATAAGAAAATCCTGAAAACCCTGAAGAAGGCGGTGAAGAGACTATGA
- a CDS encoding type I restriction endonuclease: MKATSEKAFEAYIQEVLTDRDWATGSNQLWDKQKALFSGYVIAFIKVTQGDLWQQMEKLHGSELEVKIIDTLVKERISKGTLYIIRHGFKFYGKVFKLAYYKPAHSLVPETRELYDKNCLHVTRQVPCHPKDGSTMDMVLSLNGIPLVSIELKNPSTGQTWKHAIAQYKNDRDPNAPLFQFKKGALVHFAIDPDEAYMTTKLYRQKTYFLPFNRGSAPGEIECGKGNPAHPSGHRTGYFWEEVLERDSFLDIVSSFIFLETVEETIDDGADGRKKRTKETMIFPRYHQLDSVRNLVSTSKLEGTGNNYLIQHSAGSGKTNSISWLSHRLSSLHDASDNKMFDCVIVITDRRVLDKQLQDAIYQIEHAQGVVKAIDENSKQLAEALIDGTKIVITTLQKFPFILKGLLHIAGADNPDNPDEAATTRAREWQDAIASRKYAVIVDEAHSSQSGETARELKRILGAGTEQGVEESELDWEDGLNKVMESRGKQKNLSFFAFTATPKGKTLELFGRKGTSGKPEAFHTYSMKQAIEEGFILDVLKRYTTYKTYYKLVKSVEDDPAMPRKKAAKKLGKFLALHPHNIEQKTEIMVEHFRDHIKHKLGGRGKAMVVTGSRLHAVRYMLSFQKYIQENSYTDIRPLVAFSGTVRDPDTDKEFTEPSMNIDVVSGKNISEAQLPEKFDSSDYQVLLVANKYQTGFDQPLLCAMYVDKRLDGVQAVQTLSRLNRTSPGKEAPFVLDFVNQAEDIYMAFKPYYNVTTLQEPSDPAHLEKLKHELNALQVYLWSEVVGFCHVFYLPQYKQNPSDHARMEKMIQPAADRFKILDEDGKSHFFDRLTAFTRFYSFVSQIIPYSDPELEMLYSFGRYLIPHLDFGEGGINPDPEKEVVLEYYRIEKVMSGSIVMEPGEQFGVKSPTAVGTGKAEDEQKPLSEIIEALNERFGTDFSEEDRLFFEQITEKAAKDERIIQTAKANNLDKFELGIRKILESLMMQRMAENDEIVTRYMDDSEFQKTVFPILAREIYENVLAGK, translated from the coding sequence ATGAAAGCGACAAGCGAAAAAGCCTTTGAAGCCTATATCCAGGAAGTATTAACAGACCGAGACTGGGCGACCGGGAGCAATCAATTATGGGACAAGCAGAAAGCCCTATTCTCCGGGTATGTGATCGCGTTTATCAAAGTTACGCAAGGCGACCTGTGGCAGCAAATGGAGAAACTCCATGGTTCAGAGCTCGAAGTAAAAATAATCGATACCCTGGTCAAGGAACGGATTTCCAAAGGAACCCTTTACATCATTCGCCATGGCTTCAAGTTTTATGGCAAAGTCTTCAAGCTGGCCTATTATAAGCCCGCCCATTCACTGGTACCGGAAACCCGGGAGCTCTATGACAAGAATTGTCTTCATGTAACACGGCAGGTTCCTTGCCATCCCAAGGATGGAAGCACCATGGACATGGTGCTGTCCCTGAACGGCATTCCTTTAGTAAGCATAGAGCTGAAAAACCCTTCAACAGGTCAAACCTGGAAACACGCCATAGCCCAATACAAAAACGACAGGGACCCCAATGCGCCTCTGTTTCAGTTCAAAAAAGGAGCCCTTGTACACTTTGCCATTGATCCCGACGAAGCCTACATGACCACCAAACTTTACAGACAGAAAACCTACTTTTTACCCTTTAACCGGGGAAGTGCTCCCGGGGAAATTGAATGCGGAAAGGGGAATCCCGCTCACCCGTCGGGTCATCGGACGGGATACTTTTGGGAAGAGGTCCTTGAAAGGGACAGCTTTCTTGACATCGTCTCAAGTTTCATTTTTCTGGAAACCGTGGAAGAAACAATTGATGACGGCGCTGACGGCAGGAAGAAACGGACAAAGGAGACCATGATTTTCCCCCGTTATCACCAATTGGACAGCGTTCGGAACCTTGTAAGCACCTCTAAACTTGAAGGCACGGGAAATAACTATCTTATCCAGCATTCCGCCGGGAGCGGAAAAACAAACAGCATTTCCTGGTTGTCCCATAGGCTTTCCAGCCTTCATGATGCTTCCGATAACAAAATGTTCGATTGTGTGATTGTCATCACCGACAGGCGGGTGCTGGACAAGCAGCTTCAGGACGCCATCTACCAGATTGAACATGCTCAAGGTGTGGTCAAGGCAATTGATGAAAACTCAAAACAGCTGGCGGAAGCCCTCATCGACGGCACCAAGATAGTCATAACAACCCTGCAGAAGTTTCCCTTTATTCTCAAAGGACTGCTCCATATTGCCGGAGCGGATAATCCGGATAATCCCGATGAAGCGGCGACTACCAGGGCCCGGGAATGGCAGGATGCCATTGCATCCAGAAAATACGCCGTTATTGTTGATGAAGCACATTCCAGCCAATCCGGTGAAACCGCACGGGAATTAAAGCGAATTCTCGGAGCCGGCACGGAACAGGGCGTCGAAGAGAGTGAACTGGACTGGGAAGACGGTTTGAACAAAGTAATGGAGTCCAGGGGCAAGCAAAAGAACCTCAGCTTCTTTGCCTTTACCGCGACACCCAAGGGCAAAACCCTGGAACTCTTTGGAAGAAAAGGCACGAGCGGCAAACCGGAAGCCTTTCATACCTATTCCATGAAACAGGCCATTGAGGAAGGTTTTATTCTCGATGTGCTGAAACGCTACACCACCTATAAGACCTATTACAAACTGGTAAAAAGCGTTGAAGATGATCCGGCAATGCCCAGGAAGAAAGCGGCTAAAAAGCTGGGTAAGTTCCTGGCCCTCCACCCCCACAACATTGAACAGAAAACCGAGATTATGGTTGAGCATTTTCGTGATCATATAAAACACAAACTGGGCGGCCGGGGAAAAGCCATGGTTGTTACCGGATCGAGGCTGCATGCCGTCCGATACATGCTGTCCTTTCAGAAATACATACAGGAAAACAGTTATACCGACATCCGGCCTTTGGTAGCCTTCAGCGGAACAGTAAGGGATCCGGATACCGACAAAGAGTTTACCGAACCTTCCATGAATATTGATGTGGTAAGCGGTAAAAATATTTCTGAGGCACAGTTACCGGAAAAGTTCGATTCGTCGGATTACCAGGTGCTGTTGGTCGCCAATAAATATCAAACCGGCTTTGATCAACCGTTATTATGTGCCATGTATGTCGATAAACGCCTGGATGGGGTTCAGGCTGTTCAGACTCTCTCAAGGCTCAACAGAACCAGTCCTGGAAAAGAGGCTCCCTTTGTCCTCGATTTTGTGAATCAGGCAGAGGATATTTATATGGCCTTTAAGCCGTATTATAATGTTACAACGTTACAGGAACCCTCTGATCCTGCGCATCTTGAAAAATTAAAACATGAGCTGAATGCCTTGCAGGTCTATCTTTGGTCCGAAGTAGTCGGGTTTTGTCATGTGTTTTATTTACCGCAATACAAACAGAATCCTTCTGATCATGCCCGAATGGAGAAAATGATCCAGCCAGCGGCAGACCGGTTTAAAATCCTGGATGAAGATGGAAAATCGCACTTCTTTGATCGGCTCACGGCTTTTACCCGGTTTTATTCATTTGTCAGTCAGATAATCCCCTATTCAGATCCCGAGCTGGAAATGCTCTACAGTTTCGGGCGGTATCTGATTCCTCACTTGGATTTTGGAGAAGGCGGGATCAATCCTGATCCTGAAAAAGAGGTCGTTCTTGAATATTACCGTATTGAGAAAGTGATGTCCGGATCCATTGTAATGGAGCCGGGTGAACAATTCGGGGTAAAGAGCCCAACGGCAGTAGGTACAGGAAAAGCCGAGGATGAACAGAAGCCTCTGTCTGAAATCATTGAAGCACTCAATGAGCGATTTGGAACAGATTTTTCCGAAGAAGACAGACTGTTCTTTGAACAAATTACAGAAAAAGCCGCAAAAGATGAACGTATCATTCAAACCGCAAAAGCAAATAACCTCGACAAGTTTGAATTGGGAATCAGGAAAATTCTTGAATCTCTTATGATGCAGCGCATGGCAGAGAATGACGAAATTGTTACAAGATATATGGACGATTCTGAATTCCAGAAGACGGTTTTCCCAATTCTTGCCAGAGAAATTTATGAAAATGTTTTGGCTGGAAAATAA
- a CDS encoding PaaX family transcriptional regulator C-terminal domain-containing protein translates to MTDIPESDIINGLILSLGRSEYTVAELKALCAPFGITDSSIRTWLSRRVRQGFLIVRREGRRSFYGLSGKGRRISSNISLSFRTPDWSDWDGSWRGFLFSIPESRKKERHRIRTKLSAYRFVPWYGGFWIRPKHEAEQIDRHFSPEREGANGRLITFQPQHEIRAEEVRQLWRVPQIQEEYLHGLQVLTTELTKLSGCSPEEAHVKRIEVGNRTVPLIYQDPLLPPRYLPEDWAGDTFKAVFFQWDKAVRDKAASFWKKIFVIRDQGEINES, encoded by the coding sequence GTGACAGATATACCGGAAAGCGACATTATCAACGGCCTCATCCTCAGTCTCGGACGCAGCGAATACACTGTCGCTGAGCTGAAAGCCCTCTGCGCACCATTCGGCATCACGGACAGCAGCATCCGCACCTGGCTGTCCCGCAGGGTCCGGCAGGGTTTTCTCATTGTCCGCAGAGAAGGCAGGAGATCCTTCTACGGCCTCTCCGGCAAAGGCCGGAGGATCAGTTCCAACATCTCTCTGAGCTTCCGCACGCCGGACTGGTCCGATTGGGACGGCTCGTGGCGGGGCTTTCTCTTCAGCATTCCGGAGAGCCGTAAAAAAGAGCGCCACCGTATCCGTACCAAGCTCTCCGCCTACCGCTTCGTCCCGTGGTACGGCGGCTTCTGGATACGGCCGAAGCACGAGGCAGAACAGATTGACCGGCACTTCTCACCGGAACGGGAAGGCGCCAACGGCAGACTCATCACCTTCCAGCCGCAGCATGAAATAAGGGCGGAGGAAGTCCGTCAGCTCTGGAGGGTTCCGCAGATCCAGGAGGAATACCTGCATGGCCTGCAGGTACTCACCACTGAACTGACGAAGCTCTCCGGCTGCTCGCCGGAAGAGGCTCACGTGAAACGCATAGAAGTCGGGAACCGGACCGTTCCCCTGATCTACCAGGACCCGCTGCTGCCTCCCCGCTACCTGCCGGAGGACTGGGCGGGAGATACATTCAAGGCTGTCTTTTTCCAGTGGGACAAGGCGGTACGAGATAAAGCAGCATCATTCTGGAAAAAAATATTTGTTATACGTGATCAAGGAGAGATCAATGAAAGCTGA
- a CDS encoding very short patch repair endonuclease → MDVHSPEQRSYNMSKIKAKDTRPEMIVRRWLWANGYRYRLHSKDLPGKPDIVLPKYHAIIFVHGCFWHRHGCRFTSNPSTRNDFWQAKFKKTMERDRYNIERLNELGWKTEIIWECEINNWNETLENRIVGFLETSSYLLYSGGGAKEF, encoded by the coding sequence ATGGATGTCCATTCGCCTGAACAGCGAAGTTATAACATGTCAAAAATTAAGGCGAAAGATACTCGACCTGAGATGATTGTGCGCAGATGGCTCTGGGCAAACGGATATCGGTACCGGCTTCACAGTAAGGATCTTCCTGGTAAACCGGATATCGTGCTGCCGAAGTATCACGCAATCATTTTCGTCCACGGATGCTTCTGGCACAGGCATGGATGCAGGTTCACATCAAATCCATCTACGCGGAATGATTTTTGGCAGGCAAAGTTTAAGAAAACTATGGAAAGAGACAGGTATAATATTGAGCGGTTAAATGAGCTTGGATGGAAAACAGAGATAATATGGGAATGTGAGATAAATAACTGGAATGAAACACTGGAAAACAGGATTGTAGGTTTTTTAGAAACGTCTTCGTACTTACTATACTCCGGTGGTGGTGCGAAAGAATTTTAA
- a CDS encoding GxxExxY protein, whose product MNHENNEMHEKEEKILFKEECYQIQGAIFDVYKEIGPGFLESVYQECLEKEFFLRNIPFQKQAEISIKYKKQKLDQFFKADLVCYNSIIVELKACKSIEPIHRAQVINYLKATHLRLGMLINFNAYPKVQIERIVL is encoded by the coding sequence ATGAACCACGAAAATAACGAAATGCACGAAAAGGAAGAGAAGATTCTTTTTAAAGAAGAATGCTATCAAATCCAGGGAGCGATATTTGATGTTTACAAAGAAATCGGTCCGGGATTTCTGGAGTCTGTGTATCAGGAGTGTCTGGAGAAAGAGTTTTTCCTGAGAAATATTCCTTTTCAGAAACAAGCTGAAATAAGTATTAAATACAAAAAGCAGAAATTAGATCAATTTTTCAAGGCAGACCTTGTCTGTTATAATTCGATTATAGTGGAACTGAAAGCCTGCAAATCTATTGAGCCAATCCACCGTGCGCAAGTGATAAACTATTTAAAAGCAACCCATTTACGTTTGGGAATGCTTATTAATTTTAATGCCTATCCGAAAGTGCAGATTGAAAGGATCGTCTTATGA